The genome window AATTCCAAATCTGgaaaggggtggggagtgagAGGGTAGGGCACAGAGAGGTCATAGGAGAGAGGAAGTGAAGAGAACTTGTTGGGCTGGAAAGGAGAGAGCCTTCTACAAATCCATTTCACaggtggagtgtgtgtgtgtgtgtgtgtgtgtgtgtgtgtgtgtgtgtgtgtgtgtagtgtgtaggTCTCCCTTGGGACTGCAGCCTGAATAAAGCACCCCTTTCCCTCCTAACAAACCACCAGTTTAAGCTATCCATGTTTCTGCATCTCTTTTCTCCCGAATATTCCACCCGCACTTCCGGGGTATATTGCTGAGTTATCCTGTTCTCACTGCCTCATCTCTAAAACCTTGAAACCTAAAACTATCTCAAGAGACCTTTAGCAGTGAAGATCACAAATCAAATGAATGACAGAGTCCAAAGATGACAGAGTCTTTAAAGGAGCAATGATTAGGCCTGTGTGTTGAAACAACACGTTTTAACTTCATTCCCCTAAatgtcctccctccacccccacccccatcttcccCTCTCCTTTGGGCATTTACCTTCTTTGGGTGGTCGCTTGGCCTCCCTGGTAAGATTGCAGACTTGGGTGGTTTGCAGCTCCTGGGTCAGGCAGCCTTCCGTCTGCTCATTCAAGGGTAACACCACGTTATTTAACAAAACCAGCGACTGGTCGTCGATCCCCCACTCTCCCAAATGCTGGGGGCAGGTGCATTTTGTATACATGATCCCACATGATTCTGTTCTcccattttctgattttaagCAGCTCTCCAACCAAGTGCATAATACATGGCAACCAAACTGGCTTGGGCTCACCTTGTTCAATACCAAAAACTCAAAAAAAGATTTCTGATCGTCTTCCCCTTTTTTCTGTAATCCTGGGAAATCAGTTGGAAATACCCGAcgtatttgaataaaatttttatcatattgtagaaaaacaaaagcattctTGGAATCGCAGAGTTGCATTATAGAATGATTCTTTCTTAAGAGatcctttattttttcatggGAAAAATGATCAAACTGATAAGCCAGGAGGGAAAAGTTAGAGCAGCTAAGGTCCTTTTTGGAAAATTTCAGGTAAATGCTATATTTGGTTGGATCTGGATTTTCCAGCGTCCAAGTGCAATTTGTAAAGTTTTTGGGAAACATTTCACTTACAGAATACGATCCATAAATGACTCCCTTCACCAAAGTTGAACACCAGAAGTCTTGGGCAGCATTAAATCCAAACATAACCAGAAGATAGgtggaaaatatataaatcagcAGGTTACGAACAGCCTTCATCCTATGTCATTTGGCCTGTAAAAATGGTAATGAAAGTAAAATGCAAGTGGGAGTCTACACGCATTGACAAAATAAACTCCTTTTAGTAATACAGCCAGCTGTTTTCAagatttcagtaaaaaaaaaacctttttaaaaagaagggcaggtaatttttattttttaacgcTGGGAAATTATCTGTTGCTGTGTGAACAGCGCCCTCACGTGGCCATTCACAATGGTCAAATTCTCAatgctcaatttaaaaataacatttaatagaTTATTAATAAGAATGCCCTAACTTATCTACCAGGCTTTCCTCCATGCCCATTATCATTTAATAGGATGAAAATGGATAACATTGTGTATTTCAGCATCATAACCTAAATGTTAATcgttgaaatatttttaatcaatctATACaaccttttctctccctctgtcctctgcctgCAGTAAACATCACACCAAATCTAATCTGATAATCTGGGAACAGCTGTCATCacattatttctttcatcttaaATGTGAAAAGTAATTATGATTAGTTATAGCcacaattttaaaagcacaaatgataatttgttacagaTGTAACATCATCTCCCAAATGTCCCTACATGCCTTTGCAGGGGCCACCATGTGAACTGATGAGAAATTCCTGTGCAAAAAACAGGGGCATTCATGTGgattaacagaattttaaaaccatCCTCCGAGAAAGGGCATAGATGGGTAAATACATAGGGAAGACTTGTTGTTCAACATCAACATTGAGAACTAGGATTTAAGGTAGTCATTTCAATGTGACATGCCCTCTTGGGATACATAAAGTGGATCACTGTATTAGTATCTGTATCCAAAGGCGATGTCAGTGAAAAATCCCAGAACTGCAGTAATTGAGCTGGCttcagtcttttaattttttttttctaattagggCTATTTTATCTAGAGTTATTGACTGTAATTCAAGCTTTACACATGGTAAATGAAAGACATTAGCATTTTCTTTCCTAGCAGATTTCAAttattgaattgctccctttCCAACAACAGCTCCAAagctcctcttttcttttctttctttctttcttattttttttaaccctgGCCTTGTATAATAAAGTAGTCCTTGGTTATATTTACCTCTGTAAGTTGTTATCCAAAAATAACTTgaatatttttcagctttaaCCTTTAAGAagttatttcttataataaatgacagtgctttttttttgtttgtttgtttagccTTTGAGCTGATAAAAGTGATGCCAAGTTAATTTTAAGTCTTTAGGCTGCAGTCTCTTCCACTGTTCTGTAAACagagacagacatacagacaTATAGATAGTTAAGAGTTTTCATGCCTTTGCCTGGGTCCTCTCTGAACCAAAGGATAAAACCCTCTTCCTTCCCATTGCATAACACACAGCAACGCATGCACACCAAATCCAGCGACCAAAGTCCCTGAAGACAAACTGCATTTTTTAGATTATAATCCAAATTCTATGTCTTGATATAGGCAAAAACAGCCCCAACTCTAAATCTATATAGCAGCAGTTTATAACACCAGAACTGCTGGGACTATCAAAACAGTGTTCTCTGTTTCAAACATACAGCTCAatgaataatgcattttattcttGACAAAATAAAGCCAATGAGCATGtaaaggtttaaaaaaacaaggaaagttgtaaaaaattctagaaataatttcctcctttttttgcTGTGGCACTTTGCAGGCAATGCAGGTCTGCGCAGTGTTCTTCAGGATAGAGTGTAGGCGTTGAGAGCCAATGTGACAATAAGTGTCTAAATTAGGAATTCCATCCATGAAAGGGGGCTTCATTTTATAATCAGGAACTCAAAAAGAGGTCGTATTTCTTTTCCTAATGAAATCCGTACTTTTGCTACCATTTCTTTGACAGTGCATGTCTGCAATGCCGTGCTCAGCAACGATCAGAGTGAGGAAATAGCTCTGATTTCACTTTCATGCATGCTCAAGAGCACCCTCAATATaatgctctttatttttaatcagtcTTGGTGTACAGGGTCTTGTTttgttcttaaataataaaaaaaaaaatgaatcattgGCCCTCCCCCCCCTTCAGACTGCAGGGCCAGTTCAAACAACTGTTTTTCCCTCTTAAAGAaagaatggggggggggtgtcgAAGGGCTGGCCACCGAGGTGTCAAGgatgttgtatttatttattatttgcctCTTGCTGAGAAGCAAACCATCATTGAGTTTAGCTATTctcaaaactgatttttttctgggAGACACTTTAGTTTAGTCGAACATAGACGGCGCCATCactccactgatttttttttttttatttctcccccACTAGAAAACCCACTGCCTCTCGTCTTATATTAACTTCCTTTTAACCTAAATTCCTCTCCCCCCCACTCCATAAAATTACCCCAATCACACACAACTGCCAGGTTTTCTAGGTCTCTCTGCTTATTCCTTCCGACCCAGCAAATCTCCTGAAGAAAATCAGACTTCTCTTAACTTTTCAACTGCGGCGTTTAAGTAAATGCAGACAGTTGGATTTGCTCACAGCCTGCCCACTCGCCAGCAACAGCCTTCCCGTGCCCTGTCCTCCCTTCCCAGACACCGGGCCCACAGCTCCTCCTCGGTGGCGGCCCCCGGCAGAGGGAAGGTGACCCCGGGACCCCCTTCCTTACCTTCCACTCCGAAAGCTCAGGGAGGCTCTTGCTCTAAGACACCAGCACAGGCACGCGTCCCAGCAACAGTGACGGAGAGACTCCCCTTCGGTCCCAATCACCGTTGCCCATTTTCCCCGGCTCGGCTTCAAAAatcaggatttattttttaagatgcaCACATaggagaagcaaaaaaaaaaaaaaaaaaagatgaggggaaaaaaaaaaatcaaaaaggggaggggggtggtgtaggaaaaaaaaaaaagccaccaggAGCCCAGAGCCTTGCGCCGTATCCAACAGAAACCCACCTCCAAACcgaggggggagaagggaggaagaagaagccCCCCCTCCCCGAAGGGAGACTCTATGGAACTCCCCAAAAATGTAAGTGGCTGAAGAGCGAAGATTTGTTTCACCAGATCTACCCCCCAACAAACCGATGAGCCAAGAAGCAAAGAAAGCGCGGAGACGAGAAGTgaccggcggcggcggcggcggcggctgtgGTAGATTTGTTGGGGCGGTGGGTTTGTGACAGGAGTGTTCGTGGTCGGATCCGAAGGCTCGAGCTTATGCTTTT of Microcebus murinus isolate Inina chromosome 5, M.murinus_Inina_mat1.0, whole genome shotgun sequence contains these proteins:
- the LOC142870963 gene encoding uncharacterized protein LOC142870963 → MGNGDWDRRGVSPSLLLGRVPVLVS